The Pseudomonas sp. HOU2 DNA window TTAAATCAGGCATCTACTAAATAAATCAATGTTACTTATAAAAATTTTGCCGAGATGGTAATGAAAAGCCCCAATTCTGACAAGGGAATTACCCGGAGCTCACACCCTCAAGCCTTGCAGTATAGGGGGTCTACGAATGTGGCAAGTTGTCACAGCGCAATTCTTTTGATAAATCGCAGGCATAAAAAAACGCCCGGTTCCGTGAGGAATCGGGCGTTCTTTTTTGAACGTGGAAGCGGAATTAACGCTTCGAGTACTGCGGACGCTTACGCGCTTTACGCAGACCAACTTTCTTACGTTCAACTTCACGGGCGTCGCGAGTAACGAAGCCAGCTTTGCGCAGAGCGCTACGCAGGGTTTCGTCGTAATCCATCAGAGCGCGAGTGATGCCGTGGCGGATTGCGCCAGCCTGACCACTTACACCACCACCGATGACAGTGACGTAGATGTCGAACTTCTCGACAGTCTCGGTCAGTTCCAGCGGCTGACGAACTACCATGCGGGCAGTTTCGCGGCCGAAGAACGAGTCCAGGGAGCGGTTGTTGATGGAGATGTTACCAGTACCCGGACGCAGGAAAACGCGTGCGGTTGCGGTCTTGCGACGGCCAGTGCCGTAATTTTGAGTCGCCGACATAATGAACTATTCCGTTAAATCTTCAGTTCTTGGGGCTGCTGAGCAGTATGAGGGTGTGCAGCGCCCGCATAGACTTTCAGCTTACGGTACATGTCACGACCCAGCGGGTTCTTAGGCAGCATGCCTTTAACCGCGGTCTCGATCACGCGCTCAGGGGCCTTGGCGATCAGCTTTTCAAAGTTGATCGACTTGATGCCGCCCGGGAAACCGGAGTGGGAGTAGTACATTTTGTCAGTGGTTTTAGCGCCGGTTACACGGATCTGCTCGGCGTTGATTACGACGATGTAGTCGCCGGTGTCAACGTGAGGAGTGTACTCAGGCTTGTGCTT harbors:
- the rpsI gene encoding 30S ribosomal protein S9; this translates as MSATQNYGTGRRKTATARVFLRPGTGNISINNRSLDSFFGRETARMVVRQPLELTETVEKFDIYVTVIGGGVSGQAGAIRHGITRALMDYDETLRSALRKAGFVTRDAREVERKKVGLRKARKRPQYSKR
- the rplM gene encoding 50S ribosomal protein L13, with protein sequence MKTFTAKPETVKRDWFVVDAAGQTLGRLATEIASRLRGKHKPEYTPHVDTGDYIVVINAEQIRVTGAKTTDKMYYSHSGFPGGIKSINFEKLIAKAPERVIETAVKGMLPKNPLGRDMYRKLKVYAGAAHPHTAQQPQELKI